A window of Physeter macrocephalus isolate SW-GA chromosome 6, ASM283717v5, whole genome shotgun sequence genomic DNA:
GGGGGACGTGTCACCAGTGGACACGCGGCTGACCGCCATCTCAGCGTGGCCCTTGCCCTGTGGCCCCTTCATGCGCACAAACTCCATGTTGTTGTACTTGTAGAAGCCAAAGGACATCTTCTGTGCCATGCGGGCAGCCACACTCACCTGCGGACGGGTGGGAGAGGGCCTGAGTCAGGCGGGTAGGGAGGCCCGCTCCCTGGGGGCACGAGCAGCCCCTGAGGGGTGCCAGCCCACCTCCAGGGCGACCGAGCCCCGGCTGACCCGGGCTCACCCACAAGGCAGGGCGGCGCCGGGGCGCTAGGGGTCCCTGGCGGATGCCCCTCTCAGCCCGATGACCACGCCCCACGCAGGGCCAGCACAGGCCGGGAAGAGAGCCCCAGCCCAGTGGGACCTGAGACCACCTCCCCTGTCCCTTCCTCCCAGGCTCCAGAGAGAGGACGTCCTCGGGACAGCGCTCAGCTGCGGGAGAGCGGCCCGTCCACCTGGACTCCTCTCCCCTCAGTTCAGTCAAGCAGGGGCCAATCCCAGGAGGGTCTTCCCTCGGGGGCCGGAGTGGGCCGAGACGTGCTGTAGAGAGCACAACACAACCGCCTAAGGGGGCTCCGGGGGGCTGCGGGCGCTCCGAGGAGGGGCAGGTACAGCTCCGAGCCGGGCGAGGGCAGAAGGGGGCCTGGGGGGTGCCCGCCCCTGGGCCCCGCACCCGCCCTGCACTCACGCGGTTGTCGTACACCTTCTTGAGCGCCTCGTAGCGGATGGAGCCCTGAAAGATGACCCCTTGGAACGTGTTGGTTTTGTCACTGGCCACCAGCTCCACACAGACCATCTCTCCTTCGCCCACGGTCATGTCGCTGAACACCTGGGGTGGGGCGCGAGGCAGAGGCGGGTTCATCACCTGCCAGCTGCCCCCACCCAGCCGCAGCCCGGCTCCCGGCCCGGCACCCTCTCACTGGCCCAGGGCGGACTGCTCGGGAACTCCCGGTTTGCAGGTGGGGACGCTGAGCCACGGACGTCAGGGTATTTGCTCAAGGCCCCCCGCGGCTCCACCGAGACCAGCACAGGAAGGCGGACGGGCTACCGCGGGGAGGGTGCAGCGTCTACAAGGGGGTGGGGTTGGTAACAGTGACTCTGGGACCGGAAGAGGACGCACCCGCCACGGCCACCGAAGGACACTGCCCTCGTCACTCTTCCTCACGCCAGGGAGTTACACGGTCCACGGGGACCGTCTGGCCCGCTTTCTAGGATCTCCTCCACCCCGGCTGTGGGCGCCCGGCCCACCCGCCCCGAGCTTCACGGCTCGCGTGCAGGCACCAGCTCAGGCGCCCGACGGACGGACCGCCCGAACGCCGGGGTGGCCTGCGGGCGACTCTGCACCCCACCCCTGCTCGAGTCACCACTCCCGGGGGCCGGTGGACAGGCCGAGCTCTGAGGTCATACAGACTGCGGTTCATAGCTCAGCTCTGCCGCGGACAAGCCCTGTGGGCCCGAGATGCCTCAACACACCAATCCAATCGAGAAGAGCCCTGAAACACAGGCCCCCTTCTTCCTGAGTCCTCCCAGGGCCCCGACCCACTCCGGTGGGTACCGGCACCGCTGCCAGGGCCTCGACAGGGGAGAGTGGCTGGACAGGAGCTGGCAGGGTCGCGAGTGGGACGCAGCTGGGTTCCTGGCACCCCACGTTTCCCAGTCGAGTCACCTGCCTTGGGCCCCAGTTTTCCCAACCTTAAAATAGAAGCTTGGTCCACACGACTTCTAGAGCCCCAGCCATCTTGGACATCCTAGGATCCCAAAGTGTGGAGGCCCTGATTCAGAGTTTAAGGGCCATAACAACGATTCCTCCTGCCTGGGAAGCACTCTCTGTAGGCGTTTACGGCGCATTCTCCCATTATTCATGAGCTCTTTGATCTTTCAACCctgatgcccattttacagatgagaaaaccgaggctctgAGCCAGGTGAACTCACTTGCCGCGAGTCAAACAGCAGGAAGAGCGGGAGCCCAGGCCGGCGCCCACCGCCTTTCTGAAGGCGCGTGAGGCCTGAGGGAAAAGCGTCTCGTATTCCCTCGTATTCCCTGATGAGGGGGACCTAGAGGGAGACAGAGCCCACCTCCTCAAAGCTGTCGATCATGAAGAAGATGTTGGGGTAGCTGATCTTGGATTCTTCGCCTTTGCTGTCCATGGGATGTTTACTGGGGGATGCGAACACTTGCTGAAAGAAAGGAGATGCGAAGGACTGAGTGTGGCCCCGGCCCTGCACCCAGACCCGGAGCCACTCAGTGGGGTGGAGCGTGCTGCCCAAAGCACAGGTCACCGCGGTCACACCGCCCAGAGCCAGGCCACGCTCAAGGCTGCCACTCGGGAAGAAGCCGTCTGGGATGACTGGTTCAGTGCTCCTGAGCAGGACACAGGCCCCCGGGGGCTGAATGGATTTCTGGAGCCGGACGCTCACctcggggcaggggagggaggaggacgaCTTGCCTCCCAAAATAAACACGGGGCGTCCAGAGGGCTCACCTGGGATTTCTTCTTATGGATGTGGATGTCCCCCCCATCAGCTCGTGTGCACACAGCACATGTCACCATGTAGTCCAGCTGGAAGAGAGCGCAGGACGGGGGTGTGGAGGGGTCTGCTGTCCCTCGGGGCCTTCTGACAGCCCCGCTCCCGGAGCCCTGCCCCGCGGCACCCCTGTACCTTCTGCAGGATGAGGTTCAGGCAGACGCTCTCCTCCCAGTCGATGTCAGGGTCTCCGAGGCCCGGCAGCTTCTTGGAGTCCCGCCGGtacacctccacctccacctcggGCTCGGCCTCAGCCAGCTGCGAGGCCCAGGGCAGAAGTGAGTCCCAGCCCCACGGGGGCATCTTCTCCCTCACCACTGCACCCGCCGGGTGTTAACGCAGACGTGGACTCCAGCCTTACTCCTGGGCTCTCTAGCTGTGCGACCCAGAGTTCACCGAGAACTCAGCCTCCAAGGTCGTCCCTCAGGCCCTGCAGCGGGCGGGGGGTCCCAGCATCCTGTGCCGCCCACGCTGCTGCTCTCACCTCGCCTACCGGCGCCCGTCCACCCATCCACCCTCCACCACTGGCCTAGCGCAGGCAGCCCTGGGGTTGCTATGGTGACCGGGTACCGCTAGGCTGCAGGATGAGGAGGGGGCCGGAGGC
This region includes:
- the KIAA0930 gene encoding uncharacterized protein KIAA0930 homolog isoform X3 yields the protein MLRAIAEERGRLSLRREVCGLGCFKDDRIVFWTWMFSTYFMEKWAPRQDDMLFYVRRKLAYVGSEGAVDGRKLAEAEPEVEVEVYRRDSKKLPGLGDPDIDWEESVCLNLILQKLDYMVTCAVCTRADGGDIHIHKKKSQQVFASPSKHPMDSKGEESKISYPNIFFMIDSFEEVFSDMTVGEGEMVCVELVASDKTNTFQGVIFQGSIRYEALKKVYDNRVSVAARMAQKMSFGFYKYNNMEFVRMKGPQGKGHAEMAVSRVSTGDTSPCGTEEDSSPASPTHERVTSFSTPPTPERNHRPAFFSPSLRRKVPRGRMAEMKKSHSANDSEELFREDDGGADLHNATNLRSRSLSGTGRSLVGSWLKLNRTDGYFLLYAHLTYVTLPLHRILTG